One Phalacrocorax aristotelis chromosome 12, bGulAri2.1, whole genome shotgun sequence DNA window includes the following coding sequences:
- the ZFAND4 gene encoding AN1-type zinc finger protein 4 isoform X2: protein MANKKEPPFFNEDNMGPFHYKLPFYETMELFIETLTGTCFELRVSPFETVVSVKAKIQRLEGIPVSQQHLIWNNTELKDDYCLNDYNISEGCTLKLVLAMRGGPINTRRVPVEDPIREMAEYMDPSRDEIWEKGPSNKQVTFLVYREGDQLNFFRVVDRGDGTLTPLSESLSGGSVYNLYADDEDETEASPSGQQIIENSITMNKMKLLKAKMENMNLSKKPKKTVKVKPRPPMAPRPSSGSVAAARHRFLRVLPHIGQSCLPPPGNSYPSESSQNALSALATLATAGRTMPSTTNDFKEDDTWQSNSWSQSVSSIRLPPKISRVELENAKLPTNSILTPVSSLPANSEKAPENATSASEEDAVLFPNLTNVDLYGTEEKLLPETDAFDLLTEASTTEHRSEIYDTGKVNPELELSDGDEESKVAEQHRKPLSKVLGTAAMGAGLLSTRELSPQKNLLLSPLRYSAQAARHSSLKPQTQPKCFETGNLRSTASPNVLRSLEVHSIADSSFSRTTRFHSVKVESLGKRPDVISKAEARDIADMANKASKEPVSSVSNLGFLASLARSANRESLQSSCGTGRFRTSGIALPTNQHFQEESFRKTAPPNEAAEYILSAHGLGMNGSIAAVGKRVGEATHLPPVNGSIQAKKKITKHCFLCGKKTGLATSYECRCGNNFCATHRYAETHTCTYDYKSAGRRYLQETNPVVSAPKLPKI from the exons ATGGCCAACAAGAAAGAGCCTCCTTTTTTCAATGAAGATAATATGGGACCGTTTCACTACAAGCTTCCTTTCTATGAAACCATGGAGCTCTTCATTGAAACGCTCACAGGAACATGCTTTGAACTGCGAGTGTCCCCCTTTGAAACAGTTGTTTCTGTGAAAGCTAAAATTCAAAGACTGGAAG gtATTCCTGTCTCTCAGCAGCACTTAATTTGGAATAATACAGAGCTGAAGGATGACTATTGTTTGAATGATTATAA CATTTCAGAAGGCTGCACTCTGAAGTTAGTTCTGGCTATGCGAGGCGGACCTATTAACACTAGAAGAG TTCCTGTGGAAGACCCTATCAGGGAAATGGCTGAATACATGGATCCCAGTAGAGATGAGATCTGGGAGAAAGGGCCATCCAACAAACAAGTTACCTTCCTAGTATATCGAGAAGGAGATCAGTTGAATTTCTTCCGTGTGGTAGATCGGGGAGATGGCACCTTAACGCCGTTATCTGAATCTTTAAG tggtgGTTCAGTTTATAACTTATACGCTGATGATGAAGACGAAACAGAGGCATCACCTTCTGGACAACAGATTATTGAGAATTCAATTACtatgaataaaatgaaactaCTCAAGGCAAAAATGGAGAACATGAATCTGAGTAAAAAG cctAAGAAAACTGTCAAGGTGAAACCTCGTCCTCCAATGGCTCCCCGACCATCTAGTGGCTCAGTGGCTGCTGCTCGTCACCGCTTTTTAAGAGTGCTCCCCCATATCGGACAGTCCTGCCTACCTCCTCCTGGGAATTCGTACCCTTCAGAGTCTTCCCAAAATGCACTTTCAGCATTGGCTACTTTGGCCACTGCTGGTAGAACAATGCCATCCACAACTAATGACTTTAAGGAAGATGACACTTGGCAGAGCAACTCTTGGTCTCAGTCGGTTAGCAGCATCAGGTTACCACCGAAAATATCTCGTGTTGAACTAGAAAATGCAAAACTACCTACAAATAGTATTCTGACTCCTGTTTCATCTCTACctgcaaattcagaaaaagCGCCTGAAAACGCAACCTCAGCCAGCGAGGaggatgctgttttgtttcCGAATCTAACAAATGTAGACCTATAcggaacagaagaaaaacttctaCCTGAAACAGATGCTTTTGATTTGTTAACAGAAGCAAGCACCACTGAACACCGTAGTGAGATATATGACACAGGAAAGGTGAACCCAGAACTTGAACTGTCTGATGGAGATGAAGAATCCAAGGTTGCAGAGCAGCATAGAAAACCTCTTAGCAAAGTGCTGGGCACTGCAGCAATGGGGGCTGGTCTTCTCAGTACGCGTGAGTTAAGTCCAcagaaaaacctgcttttgtCACCTCTTCGGTATTCAGCGCAAGCGGCACGTCACAGTTCTCTGAAACCACAAACACAACCCAAATGCTTTGAGACTGGTAACCTGAGATCTACAGCCTCCCCAAATGTGCTTCGATCGTTGGAAGTCCATAGTATAGCAGACTCCTCTTTTTCTAGGACTACTAGATTTCATAGCGTGAAAGTAGAGTCACTTGGCAAAAGACCCGATGTAATTTCTAAAGCAGAGGCTAGGGACATCGCAGATATGGCTAACAAGGCATCCAAAGAACCTGTGAGTTCTGTAAGTAACTTAGGATTTCTGGCTTCGCTGGCCCGAAGCGCAAACAGGGAAAGTTTACAGAGTTCCTGTGGGACAGGCAGGTTTCGGACTTCTGGTATTGCACTACCTACAAACCAgcattttcaggaagaaagctTTCGGAAAACTGCTCCTCCAAACGAAGCTGCTGAATATATTCTA tctgcgCATGGGCTTGGAATGAATGGAAGTATTGCAGCTGTAGGGAAAAGAGTAG GTGAAGCAACCCATCTTCCACCTGTGAATGGCTCAATtcaagcaaaaaagaaaattacaaagcaTTGCTTTCTTTGTGGCAAGAAAACTGGATTGGCAACCAGCTATGAGTGCAG ATGTGGAAACAACTTCTGTGCAACGCACCGCTATGCAGAGACTCACACCTGCACCTACGACTATAAGAGTGCAGGGCGGAGGTATTTGCAGGAGACCAATCCCGTCGTTAGTGCGCCAAAGCTTCCCAAAATCTAA
- the ZFAND4 gene encoding AN1-type zinc finger protein 4 isoform X1, translated as MANKKEPPFFNEDNMGPFHYKLPFYETMELFIETLTGTCFELRVSPFETVVSVKAKIQRLEGIPVSQQHLIWNNTELKDDYCLNDYNISEGCTLKLVLAMRGGPINTRRVPVEDPIREMAEYMDPSRDEIWEKGPSNKQVTFLVYREGDQLNFFRVVDRGDGTLTPLSESLSGGSVYNLYADDEDETEASPSGQQIIENSITMNKMKLLKAKMENMNLSKKPKKTVKVKPRPPMAPRPSSGSVAAARHRFLRVLPHIGQSCLPPPGNSYPSESSQNALSALATLATAGRTMPSTTNDFKEDDTWQSNSWSQSVSSIRLPPKISRVELENAKLPTNSILTPVSSLPANSEKAPENATSASEEDAVLFPNLTNVDLYGTEEKLLPETDAFDLLTEASTTEHRSEIYDTGKVNPELELSDGDEESKVAEQHRKPLSKVLGTAAMGAGLLSTRELSPQKNLLLSPLRYSAQAARHSSLKPQTQPKCFETGNLRSTASPNVLRSLEVHSIADSSFSRTTRFHSVKVESLGKRPDVISKAEARDIADMANKASKEPVSSVSNLGFLASLARSANRESLQSSCGTGRFRTSGIALPTNQHFQEESFRKTAPPNEAAEYILSAHGLGMNGSIAAVGKRVAGEATHLPPVNGSIQAKKKITKHCFLCGKKTGLATSYECRCGNNFCATHRYAETHTCTYDYKSAGRRYLQETNPVVSAPKLPKI; from the exons ATGGCCAACAAGAAAGAGCCTCCTTTTTTCAATGAAGATAATATGGGACCGTTTCACTACAAGCTTCCTTTCTATGAAACCATGGAGCTCTTCATTGAAACGCTCACAGGAACATGCTTTGAACTGCGAGTGTCCCCCTTTGAAACAGTTGTTTCTGTGAAAGCTAAAATTCAAAGACTGGAAG gtATTCCTGTCTCTCAGCAGCACTTAATTTGGAATAATACAGAGCTGAAGGATGACTATTGTTTGAATGATTATAA CATTTCAGAAGGCTGCACTCTGAAGTTAGTTCTGGCTATGCGAGGCGGACCTATTAACACTAGAAGAG TTCCTGTGGAAGACCCTATCAGGGAAATGGCTGAATACATGGATCCCAGTAGAGATGAGATCTGGGAGAAAGGGCCATCCAACAAACAAGTTACCTTCCTAGTATATCGAGAAGGAGATCAGTTGAATTTCTTCCGTGTGGTAGATCGGGGAGATGGCACCTTAACGCCGTTATCTGAATCTTTAAG tggtgGTTCAGTTTATAACTTATACGCTGATGATGAAGACGAAACAGAGGCATCACCTTCTGGACAACAGATTATTGAGAATTCAATTACtatgaataaaatgaaactaCTCAAGGCAAAAATGGAGAACATGAATCTGAGTAAAAAG cctAAGAAAACTGTCAAGGTGAAACCTCGTCCTCCAATGGCTCCCCGACCATCTAGTGGCTCAGTGGCTGCTGCTCGTCACCGCTTTTTAAGAGTGCTCCCCCATATCGGACAGTCCTGCCTACCTCCTCCTGGGAATTCGTACCCTTCAGAGTCTTCCCAAAATGCACTTTCAGCATTGGCTACTTTGGCCACTGCTGGTAGAACAATGCCATCCACAACTAATGACTTTAAGGAAGATGACACTTGGCAGAGCAACTCTTGGTCTCAGTCGGTTAGCAGCATCAGGTTACCACCGAAAATATCTCGTGTTGAACTAGAAAATGCAAAACTACCTACAAATAGTATTCTGACTCCTGTTTCATCTCTACctgcaaattcagaaaaagCGCCTGAAAACGCAACCTCAGCCAGCGAGGaggatgctgttttgtttcCGAATCTAACAAATGTAGACCTATAcggaacagaagaaaaacttctaCCTGAAACAGATGCTTTTGATTTGTTAACAGAAGCAAGCACCACTGAACACCGTAGTGAGATATATGACACAGGAAAGGTGAACCCAGAACTTGAACTGTCTGATGGAGATGAAGAATCCAAGGTTGCAGAGCAGCATAGAAAACCTCTTAGCAAAGTGCTGGGCACTGCAGCAATGGGGGCTGGTCTTCTCAGTACGCGTGAGTTAAGTCCAcagaaaaacctgcttttgtCACCTCTTCGGTATTCAGCGCAAGCGGCACGTCACAGTTCTCTGAAACCACAAACACAACCCAAATGCTTTGAGACTGGTAACCTGAGATCTACAGCCTCCCCAAATGTGCTTCGATCGTTGGAAGTCCATAGTATAGCAGACTCCTCTTTTTCTAGGACTACTAGATTTCATAGCGTGAAAGTAGAGTCACTTGGCAAAAGACCCGATGTAATTTCTAAAGCAGAGGCTAGGGACATCGCAGATATGGCTAACAAGGCATCCAAAGAACCTGTGAGTTCTGTAAGTAACTTAGGATTTCTGGCTTCGCTGGCCCGAAGCGCAAACAGGGAAAGTTTACAGAGTTCCTGTGGGACAGGCAGGTTTCGGACTTCTGGTATTGCACTACCTACAAACCAgcattttcaggaagaaagctTTCGGAAAACTGCTCCTCCAAACGAAGCTGCTGAATATATTCTA tctgcgCATGGGCTTGGAATGAATGGAAGTATTGCAGCTGTAGGGAAAAGAGTAG CAGGTGAAGCAACCCATCTTCCACCTGTGAATGGCTCAATtcaagcaaaaaagaaaattacaaagcaTTGCTTTCTTTGTGGCAAGAAAACTGGATTGGCAACCAGCTATGAGTGCAG ATGTGGAAACAACTTCTGTGCAACGCACCGCTATGCAGAGACTCACACCTGCACCTACGACTATAAGAGTGCAGGGCGGAGGTATTTGCAGGAGACCAATCCCGTCGTTAGTGCGCCAAAGCTTCCCAAAATCTAA